One Spinacia oleracea cultivar Varoflay chromosome 4, BTI_SOV_V1, whole genome shotgun sequence DNA segment encodes these proteins:
- the LOC110779631 gene encoding protein FAR1-RELATED SEQUENCE 5-like: MNEGDGALPTSLINSVTEINHSTSSVVTDSSSNDDTSSLINSPRVCYSPKGSKKYIAGCLHHLKPSVGMIFDSLKEAELFYKVYAAHCGFQVRNGTDKKQKQTVGKEIVEVIVLKYLLCTKQGYYQPKPRNQDAECSQTRKRSVTRSGCSACIRLRYSSGGKYVIYYFHEGHSHPFLTPSSIPFTKESRQLTQVQKQYIFNNAKVNIGHVKSYRMSKEHCGSYNNVRGTKTDFKNFYRDLKVYIGDKDAFMFKENFERKVQASNGGFYFDYCVDKHKQLTRAFWADSICRKNYALFGDVVTFDTLLSKEDTASFVWLFETFLKCMGNCEPYCLLTDQDPAMSIAIEKVFKTTKPRLCMWHIMRKVPDKVGPVLCRETDFLKKLNAVVWDSDLDPTQFVSEECEAACFACGIESCNSCYGAGEEFSVVYDNERRKNYDVIFDTSSNDSTCSCRKFESEG, translated from the exons ATGAACGAGGGTGATGGAGCATTACCTACTTCTTTGATAAATTCAGTTACAGAGATTAATCATTCAACTAGTAGTGTTGTTACTGATTCAAGTAGTAATGATGATACTTCAAGCCTCATCAACTCACCTAGGGTGTGTTACTCCCCTAAAGGATCCAAGAAGTACATTGCAGGCTGCTTGCATCATCTTAAACCTAGTGTGGGTATGATTTTTGATTCTTTAAAAGAGGCTGAACTTTTTTATAAAGTTTATGCTGCTCACTGTGGTTTTCAAGTGCGCAATGGGACTGataaaaagcaaaaacaaacTGTTGGAAAAGAAATTGTTGAAGTGATAGTTCTCAAATATTTGCTTTGTACTAAGCAAGGTTATTATCAACCCAAGCCTAGAAATCAAGATGCTGAGTGTAGTCAAACGCGGAAAAGAAGTGTGACACGTTCTGGTTGCTCTGCTTGTATTCGGTTACGGTATAGTTCTGGTGGTAAATAtgtgatttattattttcatgagGGTCATTCTCATCCTTTTTTAACCCCAAGCTCCATACCCTTTACTAAAGAATCCAGGCAGTTGACTCAGGTGCAAAAgcaatatatttttaataatgcCAAAGTTAATATAGGGCATGTTAAGTCCTATAGGATGAGTAAAGAACATTGTGGAAGTTATAACAATGTTCGTGGTACAAAAACTGATTTTAAAAACTTTTATCGTGATTTGAAAGTTTATATAGGCGATAAAGATGCGTTTATGTTCAAGGAAAATTTTGAGAGGAAAGTACAGGCTTCTAATGGGGGTTTTTACTTTGATTATTGTGTTGACAAGCATAAACAACTTACTCGTGCTTTTTGGGCTGATTCAATCTGTAGGAAAAATTATGCATTATTTGGGGATGTTGTTACTTTTGATA CTTTGTTGTCCAAAGAAGATACTGCCTcttttgtttggttgtttgaGACATTTTTGAAGTGCATGGGTAATTGTGAACCTTATTGTTTGCTCACGGATCAAGATCCTGCCATGTCAATTGCTATAGAGAAAGTGTTTAAAACGACTAAACCGCGTTTATGTATGTGGCATATAATGCGTAAGGTGCCTGATAAAGTTGGCCCTGTTCTTTGCAGAGAAACTGATTTTTTGAAGAAGTTAAATGCAGTGGTATGGGATTCTGATTTGGATCCAACTCAGTTTGTATCCG AAGAATGTGAGGCAGCATGTTTTGCATGTGGTATAGAGAGTTGCAATTCATGTTATGGTGCTGGTGAAGAGTTTTCTGTTGTTTATGATAACGAGAGGCGCAAGAATTATGATGTTATTTTTGACACGAGTTCTAATGATAGTACATGCAGTTGTAGAAAGTTTGAGAGTGAAGGGTAA